Genomic window (Lynx canadensis isolate LIC74 chromosome A1, mLynCan4.pri.v2, whole genome shotgun sequence):
AGCCTAATAAGAAACCATCTGGGGTTTATTGCATCCCATTTATATATGGGAATATATCATATACCAAGATATCCACAGTGGTTATCTATGGATGATGTGattgtgagttttaaaaattctcttctcttttatgtTAGGCTTTCTATGATGCATGTACATTACTTTTGttgtaagaaaaagaacaaagttatttatttttctgacaggAAGCAGCATTTATTGGTgggcatgaatggggaagggcagtGCTGAGGTTCtcatgagtgcagagcctgccatTTGTCCAAGGGGCCACGATTAGGGATGTATTTGACCCCATAGCCGTCTGGGATGAACCGCTTTTCAGCCACCATGTCTTCAAATTTGTCTGCATTAAACTTAGTAAAGCCCCACTTCTTGGAAATGTGGATTTTCTGGTGGCCAGGGAACTT
Coding sequences:
- the LOC115504755 gene encoding 60S ribosomal protein L10-like, which codes for MRGAFGKPQGTVARVHIGQVIMSIRTKLQNKEHVIEALHRAKFKFPGHQKIHISKKWGFTKFNADKFEDMVAEKRFIPDGYGVKYIPNRGPLDKWQALHS